The Fodinibius salinus genome includes a window with the following:
- the pafA gene encoding alkaline phosphatase PafA translates to MRYINKSILILLTFCLVIQFGCGQKNKQTHSAADQPKLVVSIVVDQMRYDYLPLYWDKFEEDGFKRLIQQGFSFENNHFNYFPTYTGPGHAAVYTGTTPSANGIVGNAWYDRSINDNMYVVADSTVNPVGTDEDMGKMSPANLLSTTVTDELKNVSPESKVIGVSIKDRGAVLPAGHLADGAYWYEDATGHFVSSSWYGDKLPQWLQEFNDNGMAKKLSRQSWETLLPIEEYTESNADDTPYEGTFDGEDEPVFPHAMDSSTARIQTSPFGNKLTAELAQKAIKGASLGSDNTTDFLTVSFSSTDYVGHQFGPHSIELQDTYLRLDNQLADLLNYLDQQVGKGNYLVMLTSDHGVVDVPAELKDKNLPGGYFDSDQVLQELSVYLADEYGSGDWIESYINQQVYLDRNLIAERGISLKEIQRNAANFLLQFEGVRATNTAYNYQQKSYAEGQQAMHQRGFMYDRSGDVSIQLKSGWLDSDYPTGTSHSSTYSYDTHVPLIFYGWNVPQGRTDRRTVIPQIAPTISNMLNISMPSGSPANVLQFEE, encoded by the coding sequence ATGCGATATATCAATAAAAGTATTTTAATTTTATTAACGTTTTGTCTTGTCATCCAGTTTGGATGTGGGCAAAAGAATAAGCAAACTCATTCGGCGGCGGATCAACCCAAGCTGGTAGTCAGTATTGTGGTTGATCAGATGCGATACGATTATTTACCGCTTTACTGGGATAAGTTTGAAGAGGACGGTTTTAAGCGACTGATTCAGCAGGGATTTAGTTTCGAAAATAATCATTTCAATTATTTTCCTACCTATACCGGGCCAGGGCATGCCGCTGTTTATACCGGTACCACGCCCTCAGCAAATGGTATCGTCGGAAATGCTTGGTATGATCGGTCAATCAATGACAATATGTATGTGGTTGCAGACTCGACGGTAAATCCAGTAGGGACGGATGAGGATATGGGAAAAATGTCGCCTGCTAATTTACTGAGTACTACTGTTACCGATGAGCTAAAGAATGTTAGTCCCGAGAGCAAAGTGATTGGAGTTTCAATCAAGGATCGCGGAGCCGTACTGCCGGCGGGACATTTAGCCGATGGTGCCTATTGGTATGAGGATGCCACCGGACATTTTGTAAGCAGCTCGTGGTATGGGGATAAACTACCGCAGTGGCTGCAAGAGTTTAATGATAATGGTATGGCTAAAAAATTATCCCGCCAAAGTTGGGAAACGTTATTGCCTATCGAAGAATATACCGAGAGCAATGCCGACGATACGCCCTACGAAGGTACGTTTGATGGGGAGGATGAGCCAGTCTTTCCACATGCTATGGATAGTTCTACAGCGCGAATTCAAACTTCCCCTTTTGGGAATAAACTTACTGCAGAGTTGGCCCAAAAAGCAATAAAAGGAGCCTCATTGGGAAGTGATAACACTACGGATTTTTTGACTGTTAGTTTTTCTTCCACTGATTATGTAGGACATCAGTTTGGACCACATTCCATCGAACTGCAGGACACCTATTTGCGATTGGATAACCAATTGGCTGATCTGCTTAACTATTTGGATCAGCAGGTCGGGAAAGGAAATTATCTGGTAATGCTGACCTCTGACCATGGTGTAGTGGATGTACCTGCGGAGCTGAAGGACAAGAACCTGCCCGGCGGATATTTTGACAGCGACCAAGTATTACAGGAACTGTCGGTTTATCTTGCGGATGAATATGGCAGTGGCGATTGGATTGAAAGCTATATAAATCAGCAGGTGTATTTGGATCGTAACCTCATTGCTGAAAGGGGCATTTCACTGAAAGAAATACAGCGTAATGCTGCTAATTTTTTATTGCAGTTTGAGGGTGTACGTGCTACGAATACTGCATATAACTATCAACAAAAATCTTATGCTGAAGGCCAGCAGGCTATGCATCAGCGCGGGTTTATGTATGATCGTTCGGGTGATGTTTCTATTCAGTTAAAGTCCGGCTGGTTGGACTCAGATTACCCCACTGGTACTTCCCATAGCTCAACTTATAGTTATGATACTCATGTGCCGCTTATTTTTTACGGATGGAACGTGCCACAGGGGCGTACGGATCGTCGCACGGTGATTCCACAGATTGCTCCAACGATTTCAAATATGCTCAACATTTCCATGCCGAGCGGTTCACCGGCAAATGTGCTTCAGTTTGAGGAATAA
- a CDS encoding TonB-dependent receptor yields the protein MNIIRHLITTIAILFFCSLSTAIAQQTGTIKGQVINAKNNNPLPGVNVIVKNTNQGTSSNGQGVFTLSEIDPGTHTLIFSFISFKKIVKSVQLSPGETAEVNVELTPRSMLLNGIEVTALRPDQIAEANMEENEVKEANPRDSGELLRNIAGVDAVRRGPVGLDPVIRGLRETEVGTYLDGTRIFPGGPARMDSPLSHLDPTAIKKIEVVKGPYALTWGAGNMSAVHVETQPLNTLTQVFGGTISSGYNSNLGAIEEAVSVRGSTGKFGYWVHGAWREGNDFTSGDGTSIPGDFLSRELRAKLGYALTSNSYVDISIGYQNQENLDYPGRLLNADFFDTYNYSANWEWTPESGILSSLKAQAYINNVDHGMDNDGKPTAQADQNRMPPFPLDVTVDARAHVSGGNITAELTPASSWNLEIGTDIYSANRDAVRTIDRRNKGMKPAMFPLVDQMWPDATITDLGLFTKVKHSFTDQLNATSTVRLDLVYTDAGPTSNFFANNVSADLEQSETNLSGSFTLNYITNKHWTVGAGLGSVVRTADATERYSDRIPASKAQTSAEFVGNPSLDPERSTQADLWIDASYQSWNLSLNIFGRQLDDYITFEATNLPKRLPLSPDTVFQYINGKARFWGMDLSTTYRIINELSLNGSVHYLWGKDVSLNEPALGVSPFGIDGGLRYESTNRPWFLEGTLHWMAEQDRIATTRGETSTNGYLTAEIKTGLTVWNRLSLQAGVENLTNTQYVNHLNAKNPFTKQPIPEPGRVFHLDVTYKF from the coding sequence ATGAATATTATTAGACATTTAATTACTACTATAGCTATACTTTTTTTCTGCAGCCTAAGCACAGCAATTGCCCAACAAACAGGTACAATTAAAGGGCAAGTTATTAATGCAAAGAATAATAATCCTCTTCCCGGCGTCAATGTTATTGTTAAAAATACCAATCAAGGAACCTCCAGTAATGGGCAGGGCGTATTTACCCTCTCCGAAATCGATCCCGGAACGCATACGCTGATCTTCTCTTTTATCAGCTTTAAGAAAATAGTCAAATCGGTTCAGCTTTCTCCCGGCGAAACAGCTGAAGTGAATGTAGAGCTAACTCCGCGTTCTATGTTATTAAATGGTATTGAGGTTACAGCCCTGCGTCCCGATCAAATTGCCGAAGCCAATATGGAAGAAAATGAAGTCAAAGAAGCGAATCCAAGAGATTCAGGAGAACTCCTACGAAACATAGCCGGTGTTGATGCCGTACGGAGAGGACCCGTAGGTCTAGATCCTGTGATCCGGGGTTTACGAGAAACAGAAGTTGGCACCTACCTTGATGGTACCCGTATTTTCCCGGGCGGACCTGCTCGTATGGATTCCCCATTAAGCCATCTCGATCCAACAGCTATTAAAAAAATCGAGGTTGTCAAAGGGCCCTACGCGCTAACCTGGGGTGCCGGAAATATGAGCGCTGTTCACGTTGAAACGCAACCTCTTAACACCCTGACCCAAGTTTTTGGGGGAACCATTTCCAGCGGCTACAACTCAAACTTGGGCGCTATTGAAGAAGCCGTATCAGTACGGGGCAGCACAGGAAAGTTCGGCTATTGGGTACACGGTGCCTGGCGCGAAGGCAACGATTTTACATCAGGTGATGGCACCAGCATTCCCGGAGACTTTTTATCCCGTGAATTACGGGCTAAACTGGGATATGCTCTTACCTCCAATTCATACGTAGATATTTCTATAGGATATCAGAACCAAGAAAACCTTGATTATCCCGGCCGGCTGCTTAATGCCGACTTTTTTGATACCTACAACTATTCCGCCAACTGGGAGTGGACTCCAGAAAGCGGTATTCTAAGCTCACTAAAGGCTCAAGCCTATATCAACAATGTGGACCATGGTATGGATAATGATGGGAAACCCACCGCACAAGCAGACCAAAATCGCATGCCCCCTTTCCCATTGGACGTCACAGTTGATGCCCGTGCCCATGTAAGTGGTGGTAACATCACTGCAGAACTTACCCCTGCCTCTTCATGGAATCTTGAGATAGGCACAGACATTTACAGTGCCAATCGGGATGCCGTACGCACTATTGACCGGCGTAATAAAGGTATGAAGCCGGCCATGTTTCCCCTTGTTGACCAGATGTGGCCCGATGCCACGATCACCGACCTGGGCCTTTTTACAAAAGTAAAACATTCCTTTACCGATCAACTAAATGCCACATCAACAGTTCGGCTGGATCTGGTTTATACTGATGCCGGACCTACAAGCAATTTTTTTGCCAATAATGTATCCGCAGATCTAGAACAATCAGAAACCAACTTAAGTGGTTCTTTTACCCTCAACTATATCACCAACAAACACTGGACTGTAGGTGCAGGCCTTGGCTCGGTAGTACGTACTGCTGACGCTACCGAACGCTATTCTGATCGCATTCCCGCAAGCAAAGCCCAAACGAGTGCCGAATTTGTGGGCAATCCCAGCCTTGATCCCGAGCGAAGCACCCAAGCCGACCTCTGGATTGACGCTAGCTACCAATCTTGGAACCTATCCCTTAATATATTTGGTCGTCAACTTGATGATTACATAACCTTTGAGGCTACCAACTTGCCAAAACGTCTACCCTTAAGCCCTGATACCGTATTTCAATATATTAATGGCAAAGCGCGTTTCTGGGGGATGGACCTTTCAACCACCTACCGAATTATCAACGAACTGTCACTTAACGGATCTGTCCATTATCTTTGGGGGAAAGATGTTTCATTAAACGAACCTGCGTTAGGCGTCTCCCCCTTTGGTATAGATGGCGGGCTGCGCTATGAATCAACCAATCGCCCCTGGTTCTTGGAGGGAACTCTTCACTGGATGGCTGAGCAAGACCGTATAGCCACCACACGCGGAGAAACTTCAACCAATGGGTACCTAACAGCTGAAATAAAAACCGGCTTAACGGTTTGGAATCGACTATCGTTGCAAGCGGGGGTGGAAAATCTGACAAACACCCAATATGTCAATCATCTGAATGCAAAAAACCCTTTTACTAAACAACCTATTCCGGAACCGGGTCGCGTTTTTCACCTGGATGTCACATACAAATTTTAA
- a CDS encoding rhodanese-like domain-containing protein yields MMRRILSIGLVVAIGFFTLLSCGGKETEKELDPSEFRQKLDEQGGVVIDVRTQEEYNAGHIAKVDYQYDYLSGEFEAHLDSLDKEKTYYLYCRSGNRSGQSLELMKKYGFKDVYNVGGYQQLVDAGFDKKK; encoded by the coding sequence ATGATGAGACGAATATTATCAATCGGATTAGTTGTGGCCATTGGTTTTTTTACCCTTTTGTCGTGTGGTGGTAAAGAGACGGAAAAGGAACTAGATCCCAGTGAGTTTCGCCAAAAACTTGATGAGCAAGGGGGTGTGGTTATAGATGTACGTACCCAAGAAGAATATAACGCCGGTCATATTGCGAAGGTTGATTACCAATATGATTATTTGAGCGGGGAGTTTGAGGCTCATCTTGATTCACTTGACAAAGAGAAAACCTACTACCTGTACTGCCGGTCGGGTAATCGCAGCGGCCAGTCACTTGAGCTGATGAAGAAGTATGGATTTAAGGATGTGTATAATGTAGGCGGTTACCAGCAGCTAGTTGATGCCGGTTTTGACAAAAAAAAGTAA
- a CDS encoding 5'-nucleotidase, lipoprotein e(P4) family, translated as MASVVIITILAGCTASKPLNDSTVSATLWVQNSAEYEALTTMAYQSAEAQLDTALHTDSWTASLEQQGNDYGSLPPAVVLDVDETVLDNSAFQARLIKKSESYSSKKWNNWVREQKADPVPGALSFTQAAEAKGITVIYLTNRDVSVEEATYQNLKKVGFPLKKDVDVLLTNNERPGWSSDKTNRRKYVAENYRILMLLGDNLNDFLPAKDRSGSERKKFVSEHKNRLGTQWFVFPNPVYGSWEDALYNFDSSLSPEQIEAQKLEKLDTKN; from the coding sequence TTGGCATCAGTTGTAATTATAACCATTCTTGCAGGTTGTACTGCTTCAAAGCCACTGAATGATTCTACTGTAAGTGCCACCTTATGGGTACAGAATTCTGCTGAGTATGAAGCATTGACGACAATGGCATATCAGTCGGCTGAAGCACAATTGGATACCGCTTTACATACCGACTCGTGGACTGCCTCACTAGAACAGCAGGGAAACGATTATGGGAGCTTGCCACCGGCAGTTGTTTTAGATGTGGATGAAACAGTCCTTGATAATTCTGCTTTCCAGGCTAGACTAATCAAAAAGAGCGAAAGTTACTCTTCAAAGAAGTGGAATAACTGGGTACGTGAGCAAAAGGCGGATCCTGTACCCGGTGCTCTTTCTTTTACACAAGCAGCAGAGGCTAAAGGAATTACAGTAATTTATCTAACCAATCGAGATGTTTCTGTTGAAGAGGCAACGTATCAGAACTTAAAGAAAGTCGGCTTTCCACTTAAAAAGGATGTTGATGTGTTGCTTACCAATAATGAACGTCCCGGTTGGAGCTCAGATAAGACAAACCGCCGTAAATATGTGGCAGAAAACTATCGGATTCTTATGCTTCTGGGTGACAATCTAAATGACTTTTTACCTGCTAAGGATAGAAGTGGAAGTGAAAGGAAGAAGTTTGTTAGCGAGCATAAGAATCGGCTTGGTACACAATGGTTTGTGTTTCCCAATCCGGTATATGGATCGTGGGAAGATGCATTATACAACTTTGATTCCTCACTCTCCCCAGAGCAAATAGAGGCCCAAAAGCTGGAAAAACTCGATACGAAAAATTAA
- the crcB gene encoding fluoride efflux transporter CrcB, giving the protein MLQSILYVGVGGFFGSVLRYLVSYYVNINWSSHFPFGTFAVNLAGSFLIGIIIAASLNEDMSQQTRLLLATGFCGGFTTFSSFSYEFFSLLQNEHTGYAFLYAGTSLILGLFFVWLGFSLIKA; this is encoded by the coding sequence ATGCTTCAATCAATCCTTTATGTGGGCGTTGGGGGATTTTTTGGTAGCGTGCTCCGCTACCTGGTCTCCTACTATGTGAACATTAACTGGTCATCCCATTTCCCTTTCGGCACCTTTGCCGTTAATCTGGCGGGCTCTTTTCTTATTGGGATTATTATTGCAGCTTCGCTAAATGAAGATATGAGTCAACAAACACGCCTGCTGCTAGCCACCGGGTTTTGCGGAGGCTTTACCACGTTCTCATCTTTTTCTTATGAATTTTTTTCGCTGCTACAAAATGAACATACCGGCTACGCCTTTCTGTATGCCGGCACCAGCCTCATTCTAGGTTTATTTTTCGTTTGGCTGGGCTTTAGTCTGATAAAAGCATAA
- a CDS encoding SCO family protein → MKHTAITLLIVFSAAVILASCNSRPEPLYDISDESYQLLNTDSTLVNFPGDFEDKISVITFIYTHCPDVCPVITANMTNIQKKLADTTDVQFIEITFDPQRDTPSVLKDYKNMYQLNNQFSMLTGDTTTVNNLLEKLEIVAVKTEPDSSAQNTENYYIRHSNTIYLMDKNGQIRTEYPANVVPPEHVIEDIQTLRTP, encoded by the coding sequence ATGAAACATACCGCGATTACATTATTAATTGTTTTTTCTGCAGCGGTTATCCTGGCCTCGTGTAACAGCAGGCCAGAGCCGCTGTACGATATCAGTGATGAATCATATCAGCTTCTTAATACCGACAGTACGCTTGTTAACTTCCCCGGTGACTTTGAGGATAAGATTTCGGTTATCACCTTTATTTATACCCACTGTCCCGATGTATGCCCGGTTATTACAGCCAATATGACCAACATCCAGAAAAAGCTGGCTGACACTACCGATGTACAATTCATTGAAATAACTTTTGATCCTCAACGCGATACGCCATCAGTACTTAAGGATTACAAAAATATGTATCAATTAAATAACCAGTTCTCGATGCTGACGGGCGATACCACAACAGTCAATAACCTATTGGAGAAGCTGGAGATTGTTGCAGTCAAAACAGAACCGGATTCGAGTGCTCAAAATACCGAGAACTATTACATACGGCACTCGAACACCATCTACTTGATGGACAAAAACGGACAAATTCGCACAGAATATCCGGCCAACGTTGTTCCACCTGAACATGTAATAGAAGACATACAAACATTACGAACGCCATGA
- a CDS encoding TlpA family protein disulfide reductase has product MTSTEKNKTSDWKRSLIKWSVIGAVIALLYFTGWHTEVLGTLQRGMLWTGLFDADTSQVTTTDGPVLTSQDYQFELLQTNGSRTTLSEFKGNVIFLNVWASWCPPCVAEMPTIESLYNKVSDNEHIRFVLLSMDQEPQKAVQFMKSKKFDMPYYFPSSELPTKFQSQYLPTTYVISKEGKVIYKKEGIADYSAPVFMQWIEELAQK; this is encoded by the coding sequence ATGACTTCTACAGAAAAAAATAAAACATCAGATTGGAAACGAAGCCTTATTAAATGGTCTGTCATTGGCGCTGTTATTGCTCTACTCTATTTTACCGGATGGCATACTGAAGTCTTAGGCACATTACAACGCGGCATGCTCTGGACCGGCCTATTTGATGCCGACACCTCCCAGGTTACGACCACAGATGGACCGGTATTAACCTCACAAGACTATCAGTTTGAACTGCTGCAAACCAATGGAAGCAGAACTACCCTAAGCGAATTTAAAGGAAATGTCATTTTTCTGAATGTATGGGCTTCGTGGTGTCCACCCTGTGTAGCAGAAATGCCTACTATTGAGTCCCTCTATAACAAAGTAAGTGACAATGAACATATCCGATTTGTCTTGCTTTCAATGGATCAGGAACCGCAGAAAGCTGTACAATTTATGAAAAGTAAAAAGTTCGATATGCCATATTACTTTCCCAGCTCTGAACTGCCCACTAAATTTCAGAGCCAATATCTGCCTACAACATACGTAATTTCAAAAGAAGGGAAAGTTATCTATAAAAAAGAAGGTATTGCCGATTACAGCGCCCCGGTTTTTATGCAGTGGATAGAAGAGCTAGCGCAAAAATAG
- a CDS encoding rhodanese-like domain-containing protein, translated as MSTSLIIVILVVVAAVFFYFKKIKNSMIPPQKFKELLNEESGVIIDVRTPAEYSNGHLKKADHNFDVSSSDFNDGISNLEKEESYFLYCRSGARSGRAMQIMKRNGFENVYNVGGMQDLVAAGFKKQ; from the coding sequence ATGAGCACATCACTGATCATAGTCATTTTAGTTGTTGTTGCAGCTGTATTTTTTTATTTCAAGAAGATAAAGAACAGTATGATACCTCCACAAAAATTTAAAGAGTTACTAAACGAAGAGTCGGGTGTTATTATTGATGTTCGTACTCCGGCTGAATATAGTAACGGTCATCTTAAAAAGGCTGATCATAATTTTGATGTTTCATCCTCTGATTTTAATGATGGAATCAGCAATCTTGAGAAGGAGGAGAGCTATTTCTTGTACTGTAGATCAGGTGCCCGAAGTGGACGCGCAATGCAGATAATGAAACGAAATGGATTCGAAAATGTGTATAATGTAGGGGGTATGCAGGACTTAGTAGCTGCAGGCTTTAAGAAACAATAG
- a CDS encoding methyltransferase family protein: MALKIPPALVFVIIAGLMHLVSLFLPFGSLTLSGAYWVAGLLMVAGGVLGVAGLLQFYRNGTSVDPHKPAEASTLVTDGIYQYTRNPMYLALFFLLIAYASILQNVLNLFILPLFIWYMNKYQIIPEEEIMEEKFSSKYLKYKSEVHRWL; the protein is encoded by the coding sequence ATGGCTCTAAAAATTCCACCTGCTCTTGTTTTCGTCATTATTGCGGGTTTGATGCATTTGGTGTCGTTATTTTTGCCATTTGGAAGTTTAACGTTATCCGGTGCTTACTGGGTAGCAGGTCTACTGATGGTTGCAGGCGGCGTGTTGGGAGTAGCGGGATTACTTCAGTTTTATCGTAATGGCACATCAGTTGATCCTCATAAACCGGCTGAAGCCAGCACATTAGTGACAGATGGTATTTACCAGTATACGCGAAACCCCATGTATTTAGCACTGTTTTTTCTGTTGATAGCTTACGCCTCAATTTTACAGAATGTGTTGAACTTATTCATATTACCGTTGTTTATCTGGTATATGAATAAGTATCAGATTATTCCCGAAGAAGAAATTATGGAAGAAAAATTCAGTTCTAAGTATCTCAAGTATAAATCTGAAGTTCATCGCTGGTTATAA
- a CDS encoding sulfite exporter TauE/SafE family protein: MILSWIGALLVGISLGLLGSGGSILTVPVLIYLAGEQEKVAIAESLGIVGTISLAGFVPYALKQQVHWRSVILFGIPGMIGTYGGAMIAGYVSGTFQLLLFAAVMVVAAVMMFRDNKKRVEVDGEVEIVHAWWKIVLEGLAVGVLTGLVGVGGGFLIVPALVLLGGLPMSLAVGTSLLIIALKSFSGFFKYMDVLANLELSMNWELILVFSLIGAVGSLVGKKVSGKVSNENLKKGFAVFLILMGGYIIYMNI; this comes from the coding sequence ATGATTTTATCTTGGATCGGAGCACTGTTGGTAGGAATTTCTCTGGGCCTGTTAGGTTCTGGTGGATCAATACTGACGGTACCCGTGCTTATATATTTAGCTGGTGAACAGGAAAAAGTAGCGATTGCCGAATCATTGGGTATCGTAGGGACAATAAGCCTGGCCGGTTTTGTTCCATATGCGCTAAAACAGCAGGTTCATTGGCGCAGCGTTATTTTGTTTGGGATCCCGGGTATGATCGGTACTTATGGCGGTGCGATGATTGCAGGATATGTGTCGGGTACTTTTCAACTGCTTTTATTTGCAGCAGTGATGGTTGTTGCTGCTGTCATGATGTTTCGTGATAACAAAAAGCGCGTGGAAGTAGATGGTGAGGTCGAAATTGTCCATGCCTGGTGGAAGATTGTACTTGAAGGACTGGCCGTGGGTGTGCTCACTGGTCTGGTAGGTGTTGGTGGGGGATTTCTTATTGTCCCTGCACTGGTATTACTCGGTGGGTTGCCGATGAGTCTGGCGGTAGGAACGAGCTTGCTTATAATCGCCCTAAAAAGCTTTAGCGGCTTTTTTAAGTATATGGATGTGCTGGCTAACCTAGAGTTGTCAATGAATTGGGAGCTTATACTGGTCTTCAGCCTTATTGGCGCGGTCGGGAGTTTGGTCGGCAAGAAAGTTAGTGGAAAAGTATCGAATGAAAATCTAAAGAAGGGATTTGCTGTATTCCTTATTCTGATGGGTGGTTATATCATCTATATGAATATTTGA
- a CDS encoding TlpA disulfide reductase family protein, protein MNPFRFSTHIFSIIPMVLLIIACGTSNERVSGNTQTAEGQATNTQDSSRKQFKKAPDFTLKTMSGDSFTLSDHKGKVVVLNFWATWCGPCRKEIPDFMELYKELKDEGVLFAGISLDEEGWEKVRPYANDMNINYPIMVDDGNVSRKYGPIRAIPTTLIINKKGRVEYVAPGMLTKEKLKPILTKLANR, encoded by the coding sequence ATGAATCCTTTTCGATTTTCAACACACATATTTTCTATCATCCCGATGGTCTTGCTAATAATAGCATGCGGTACCTCAAACGAACGAGTCTCGGGTAACACTCAAACAGCTGAAGGACAAGCTACAAACACTCAGGACTCATCCCGAAAACAGTTTAAAAAAGCACCCGATTTCACCCTAAAAACCATGAGCGGGGATTCATTTACTCTTTCTGATCATAAAGGGAAGGTAGTGGTCCTTAATTTCTGGGCAACCTGGTGTGGTCCCTGCCGCAAAGAAATCCCCGATTTTATGGAACTATATAAAGAACTGAAAGATGAAGGAGTATTATTTGCCGGCATTTCACTTGACGAGGAAGGTTGGGAAAAGGTGCGTCCCTATGCCAATGATATGAACATAAATTATCCTATTATGGTTGACGACGGCAATGTATCGCGCAAGTATGGTCCCATTCGTGCCATCCCAACAACGTTGATCATCAACAAAAAGGGACGAGTGGAATATGTAGCCCCCGGCATGCTCACAAAAGAAAAGCTAAAACCCATACTTACTAAATTAGCCAATAGGTAA
- a CDS encoding copper chaperone PCu(A)C: protein MKSSIIFTFIILLGCMILSGCGSESKKEKSTDEVILGKLELSNSWARPAEKGQTATAYLTITNGTATKDTLISANSTISEVVELHQSLKHEDGTISMKPAGNQAIPSGEKLRLEPGGYHLMLKNITRELTVGDSLSVTLNFARLGTKKVTMPVQIQRN from the coding sequence ATGAAATCATCCATTATCTTTACTTTCATAATCCTATTGGGCTGCATGATACTTTCGGGATGCGGTTCAGAATCAAAAAAAGAAAAAAGTACTGATGAAGTTATATTAGGAAAACTAGAGCTTTCTAATAGCTGGGCCCGACCGGCAGAAAAAGGACAAACAGCAACGGCTTACCTCACTATTACGAATGGCACCGCTACCAAGGATACTCTTATAAGTGCAAACAGTACAATTTCTGAAGTTGTCGAACTTCACCAATCCCTCAAACACGAAGATGGCACTATCTCTATGAAACCGGCCGGAAACCAAGCCATACCATCGGGAGAAAAGCTACGTCTCGAACCCGGTGGCTATCACCTTATGCTCAAGAACATAACCAGAGAACTTACTGTCGGCGACTCCCTCTCGGTAACACTCAACTTTGCCCGCCTGGGTACGAAAAAAGTGACCATGCCTGTACAAATCCAACGGAATTAA
- a CDS encoding sterol desaturase family protein yields the protein MQALINLMEQSQVLAAVIGLVILMMLEQAHPFFDFFKGSIKEKGKHLLANMALGLTNALIISVFFVGTWLWASNWAYEHQFGLLNWLQLSGLPAWGHTVGAILLMDLWMYLWHVINHKVPFLWRFHRVHHADAKMDVTTASRFHTGEIILSSALRIGIILLIGLQLWELLLYETLMFAVVQFHHADLALPEKVDQALRAVIVTPAMHKVHHSRWQPETDSNYSSLFSFWDRIGKTFRLHNPLKTLRIGLDEFDSEQDRKVKGLFTMPFRKADDQNSSK from the coding sequence ATGCAGGCACTTATTAACCTAATGGAGCAATCCCAGGTACTGGCTGCAGTCATCGGGCTTGTGATTTTGATGATGCTGGAGCAGGCTCATCCGTTTTTTGATTTTTTCAAGGGATCCATCAAAGAAAAAGGCAAACACCTGTTGGCCAATATGGCGCTGGGACTAACCAATGCGCTGATCATCTCGGTGTTTTTTGTAGGAACTTGGCTTTGGGCCTCGAACTGGGCTTACGAACATCAGTTTGGATTGTTGAACTGGTTACAGTTGTCGGGCTTACCTGCCTGGGGCCATACTGTTGGAGCAATACTTTTAATGGATCTGTGGATGTACCTGTGGCATGTTATTAATCATAAAGTCCCATTTCTGTGGCGTTTTCACCGCGTGCATCATGCCGATGCCAAAATGGATGTTACAACTGCCAGTCGGTTTCATACCGGTGAAATTATTTTGTCATCAGCTCTTCGCATTGGTATCATTTTGTTAATTGGGTTGCAGCTCTGGGAGCTGCTACTGTATGAGACGCTGATGTTTGCTGTAGTGCAGTTTCACCATGCCGATCTTGCCTTGCCCGAAAAGGTAGATCAGGCCTTACGGGCAGTAATTGTAACCCCTGCCATGCATAAAGTGCATCATTCCCGCTGGCAGCCTGAGACAGACTCTAATTATAGCTCCCTGTTTTCATTTTGGGATCGTATTGGTAAAACATTTAGATTACACAATCCCCTTAAAACATTGCGGATTGGGCTTGATGAGTTTGACTCTGAACAGGACCGAAAAGTAAAAGGACTGTTTACGATGCCGTTTCGCAAAGCAGATGATCAAAATTCATCGAAATAG